The following DNA comes from Candidatus Hydrogenedentota bacterium.
CACGGCGGAGCAACCCACGGTGGATATACCCGCCTCCCGGCTTAAGGAGGAGATTTGCGCCGTGCTGAAACGCGAAGGTTTTATCCGGGACTACGCGCTGACGGCCGAGCGGGGAACGCCGCGATGCCAATTGCGCGTCACCTTGAAATACATGCCCGACCGCTCCTGCGTGATTCAGGGGCTACGCCGGGTGAGCAAGCCCAGTTTGCGCGTTTACCGGCAAAGCAAGGAACTCCGGCCGGTTCGCAGCGGCATGGGCATTTCCATCATGAGCACGCCGAAGGGCGTGATGACGGGCAAGGAAGCCCGCGCGGCCAAAGTCGGCGGCGAAGTGTTGTGCGAAATTTGGTAGCCGCGCGGATGCTCCCGCCCTGGCGGGAGACCGCAACGCGTGAATGAGAAGGATTCGAACTGTGTCTCGCATAGGTAAATTGCCGGTGGTGATTCCCGACGGCGTGAAAGCGACCTTGCAGGGAACGCACTTGACGGTAAAAGGGCCGAAGGGATCGCTCGAACGGGATTTGCATCCCGACATGAACGTTTCGGTTCAAGACAAGGAAATCCTTGTGACGCGCCCGTCGGACAAGGGCATTCATCGTTCCCTGCACGGGTTGACGCGCGCGCTCATCCAGAACATGGTGACCGGTGTCACGCAGGGTTTCGAAAAAACCCTGAAAATCGAGGGCGTCGGTTATCGTGCCTCCATGCAGGGAAAGGCGCTCAACTTGGCGCTTGGCTACAGCCATCCGGTGCTGATCGAACCGCCGGAAGGCATTTCGTTCGCGGCGCCGGAACCGACCACCATCAAGGTCGCCGGCATTGATCGGGAACTGGTCGGCCAGACAGCCGCCGACATCCGTGCTTGGCGCAAGCCCGAACCCTACAAAGGCAAGGGCATCCGGTATGAAAAGGAATATGTGCGGCGCAAGGAAGGCAAGGCTGGATCGAAATAAGCCCTTGTCCGCGACGCAATCGCGTTGCGGGCGCTGAGGAGAATAAGACGGTATGGCAAAGACGAATCGCAAGCAAGTGCTGTTGAAACGGCGTGCGCGCCGAATTCGCAAGCATGTATCGGGCACGGCCGACCGGCCTCGCGTAAGCGTGTTCCGTTCGGTGAAACACATTTACGCCCAGATCGTTGACGACGAAGCGGGCCACACGCTGGCGGCCGCCTCGTCGGTGATGTTGAAGATCCCGGGCGGCAATATTGAAGGCGCCAAGGCGGTTGGCAGGGCTTTGGCGGAAAAAGCGCGCGAAAAGGCCATCACGCGGGTATGTTTCGACCGGGGCGGCCGCCTGTTTCATGGGCGCGTCAAGGCCTTGGCGGATGCGGCGCGCGAGGCAGGACTCGAATTCTAGGAGAGGCAAGCTTGAGCACGGAGCGTACATCGAAGAGAGAGCATCGAGGCGAGCGGCGTGAACGCGAGGAAGCGCCCTCCGAATTCATCGAACACGTGGTGAAGGTTTACCGCGTGGCGAAGGTGGTCAAAGGCGGACGCCGCTTCAGTTTCAGCGCGGTGGTCGTGGTTGGCGACGGAAAAGGGCGCGTGGGCGCGGCGATGGGCAAGGCCCTGGAAGTGCCCGATGCCATCCGGAAAGGCATCGAACGCGCCAAAAAAACGATGATGGAAGTGCCCATTGTCAATACGACGGTGCCGCATGAAGTCGTGGGTCGCTGCGATGCCGCGTCGGTCCTGTTGAAGCCCGCCTCGCTCGGGACGGGCGTCGTGGCGGGCGGTCCGGTCCGCGCCGTGCTCGAAGCCGCCG
Coding sequences within:
- the rpsH gene encoding 30S ribosomal protein S8 yields the protein MSMSDPIADLLTRVRNAITAEQPTVDIPASRLKEEICAVLKREGFIRDYALTAERGTPRCQLRVTLKYMPDRSCVIQGLRRVSKPSLRVYRQSKELRPVRSGMGISIMSTPKGVMTGKEARAAKVGGEVLCEIW
- the rplF gene encoding 50S ribosomal protein L6, whose protein sequence is MSRIGKLPVVIPDGVKATLQGTHLTVKGPKGSLERDLHPDMNVSVQDKEILVTRPSDKGIHRSLHGLTRALIQNMVTGVTQGFEKTLKIEGVGYRASMQGKALNLALGYSHPVLIEPPEGISFAAPEPTTIKVAGIDRELVGQTAADIRAWRKPEPYKGKGIRYEKEYVRRKEGKAGSK
- the rplR gene encoding 50S ribosomal protein L18, giving the protein MAKTNRKQVLLKRRARRIRKHVSGTADRPRVSVFRSVKHIYAQIVDDEAGHTLAAASSVMLKIPGGNIEGAKAVGRALAEKAREKAITRVCFDRGGRLFHGRVKALADAAREAGLEF
- the rpsE gene encoding 30S ribosomal protein S5; this encodes MEHVVKVYRVAKVVKGGRRFSFSAVVVVGDGKGRVGAAMGKALEVPDAIRKGIERAKKTMMEVPIVNTTVPHEVVGRCDAASVLLKPASLGTGVVAGGPVRAVLEAAGYQNILTKSLGSNNATNVVWAALDGLKQLKTVETYATMRGRDVAEIL